One segment of Strix aluco isolate bStrAlu1 chromosome 4, bStrAlu1.hap1, whole genome shotgun sequence DNA contains the following:
- the SNAP23 gene encoding synaptosomal-associated protein 23 translates to MAELSPEEIQLRANQVTDESLESTRRILGLAIESQDVGIKTISMLDEQGEQLNRIEEGMDQINKDMREAEKTLTELNKCCGLCVCPCNRTKNFEASKAYRATWGDGTENSADHVISMQPRSLNQQQPQTSGGPSGGYITRITNDAREDEMDENLAQVGNILGNLKNMALDMGNEIDAQNKQIDRINVKADTNRERIEQANIRAKKLIDN, encoded by the exons ATGGCTGAACTATCGCCTGAAGAAATTCAGCTGAGGGCCAACCAGGTCACTGATGAG TCTTTGGAAAGCACAAGGAGGATTCTTGGCCTGGCCATTGAG TCCCAGGATGTCGGCATCAAAACTATCAGCATGCTGGATGAACAGGGAG AACAACTAAATCGCATAGAAGAAGGCATGGACCAGATAAATAAGGATATGAGAGAAGCTGAGAAGACACTGACAGAGCTCAACAAATGCTGTGGTCTCTGTGTCTGTCCTTGTAACAG GACGAAGAACTTTGAGGCTAGCAAGGCATACAGAGCAACCTGGGGAGATGGAACAGAAAATTCAGCGGATCATGTGATTTCCATGCAACCAAGAAGCTTAAATCAGCAGCAGCCTCAGACTTCTGGAGGACCAAGTGGTGGATATATTACAAG GATAACAAATGATGCCAGAGAAGACGAAATGGATGAAAATCTTGCTCAAGTGGGAAACATTCTTGGAAATTTGAAAAACATGGCTTTGGATATGGGCAATGAGATTGATGCCCAGAATAAACAAATAGACCGAATAAATGTAAAG GCTGATACAAACAGGGAACGCATTGAGCAAGCCAACATCAGAGCCAAGAAACTAATTGACAATTAA
- the LRRC57 gene encoding leucine-rich repeat-containing protein 57, whose product MGNSALKAHLETAQKTGVFQLTGKGLTEFPEDLQKLTSNLRTIDLSNNKIELLPPLIGKFSFLKSLVLNNNKLTALPEELCKLKKLETLHLNGNHLRQLPAAFGQLSALKTLSLSGNQLRTVPTQLSGLRHLDVVDLSKNQIQNVPDTVGELQAIELNLNQNQISQISVQISHCPRLKVLRLEENCLELSMLPQSILSDSQISLLAVEGNLFEIKKLRELEGYDKYMERFTATKKKFA is encoded by the exons ATGGGAAATAGTGCATTAAAAGCCCACCTGGAGACAGCACAGAAAACTGGTGTGTTTCAGCTAACAGGAAAGGGACTTACAGAG ttTCCTGAAGATCTGCAGAAGCTAACAAGCAACTTAAGGACAATAGACTTGTCGAACAACAAAATAGAGCTCTTGCCACCACTCAttggaaaattttcctttttgaagagcCTTGTtctaaacaacaacaaactga CTGCTTTACCTGAGGAGCTGTGTAAACTGAAAAAACTGGAAACACTACACTTGAATGGCAATCACTTGAGGCAGCTACCAGCTGCATTTGGACAACTTTCAGCTCTCAAAACCCTGAGCCTTTCTGGAAACCAGCTTCGGACTGTGCCTACACAGCTCTCCGGTCTTCGCCACTTGGATGTGGTAGATCTTTCCAAAAACCAGATCCAAAATGTGCCCGACACTGTGGGAGAATTGCAGGCTATCGAACTCAATTTGAATCAGAATCAG ATTTCCCAGATCTCAGTGCAGATCTCCCACTGTCCACGCCTCAAAGTCTTGCGTTTAGAAGAAAACTGCCTAGAACTCAGCATGCTTCCTCAAAGTATCCTCAGTGATTCCCAGATCTCACTGCTTGCAGTAGAAGGCAACCTCTTTGAAATCAAGAAACTCAGAGAACTAGAAGGTTATGACAAg taTATGGAACGATTTACAGCTACAAAGAAGAAGTTTGCATGA
- the HAUS2 gene encoding HAUS augmin-like complex subunit 2, whose product MAERRRPASAATAAARPRPRGAAGSGRRTPAPSRQLGAKGREERSGAAAACRPWQLGQPSAVATLLQRCLAAGAVSQETLDLTCRKSPCFVKFSEVEKMANMRAEINEKKLKAEILQLEKEIADIAHPFYLGKKCEILQDMNRHLEAVLKEKKALRKRLIMPRCQETLPIEATFHKYVVELLNEAVTFIEKLESHLQTVRTMPQIPNIMKNMDTALTKTEVLVMDLEELADQILKWGEWQKEVYSDSICNTAGLDFGLSLT is encoded by the exons ATGGCggagcgccgccgccccgcttCCGCAGCGACGGCGGCCGCCAGACCTCGGCCCCGTGGGGCGGCCGGGTCCGGGCGGAGGACGCCGGCGCCGAGCCGGCAGCTAGGCGCGAAGGGCCGTGAGGAGCGGAGCGGCGCCGCGGCCGCCTGCCGCCCCTGGCAGCTGGGGCAGCCCTCGGCGGTGGCCACCCTGCTGCAGCGGTGCCTGGCGGCGGGCGCCGTCAGCCAG GAGACATTGGATTTAACCTGTAGAAAATCCCCATGCTTTGTGAAATTCTCAGAGGTGGAAAAAATGGCAAACATGCGAGCTGAGATCAATGAG AAGAAACTGAAAGCTGAAATTCTGCAGTTGGAGAAGGAGATAGCAGATATTGCTCACCCTTTTTACTTAG GCAAAAAATGCGAGATTTTGCAAGATATGAACAGACACTTGGAAGCTGTACTGAAAGAGAAGAAGGCTCTTAGAAAGAGGTTGATAATGCCCAGATGTCAGGAGACCCTGCCTATTGAGGCTACTTTCCACAA GTATGTAGTAGAGTTGTTGAATGAGGCGGTGACTTTCATTGAGAAGCTTGAAAGCCATTTGCAGACCGTAAGAACCATGCCTCAGATACCAAACATCATGAAGAATATG GACACTGCTTTGACAAAAACAGAGGTGCTCGTGATGGACTTGGAGGAGCTGGCAGACCAAATACTGAAATGGGGAGAATGGCAAAAAGAAGTGTATTCTGACAGCATCTGCAATACTGCTGGATTGGACTTTGGCTTATCTTTAACCTAA